In Temnothorax longispinosus isolate EJ_2023e chromosome 10, Tlon_JGU_v1, whole genome shotgun sequence, a single window of DNA contains:
- the LOC139820733 gene encoding E3 SUMO-protein ligase RanBP2 yields the protein MFRSKKDVDRHVQHVFCKLRNENEKNLRCYNIAKLYYQVGDYESTKRYVFNYLEIRDNSPGAHKLLGQAYEALGQKEAAFNEYKVSLELEGRQDDLVLKVCELLVDMDIGMDVNKLKYWVERADKLFPHHPVVFQLKEKLLTTEKPNNSSEDLEALIASELAARPTDVQLRIKLLNYYMSERKLDKAYEHAISVEATVSHRDSIAWYQLLYELLTKCKETKSLDWSFWFFYISVSDKYAGLCLKEQGGEMKKSIPEATQAVFNFDQNLNEMKSKNFSKQHTFTEHLFTHMWGQLHFHLACLLLRKTKREQGSWNETGRLCSPLLLTALHVAPLENRIRIQLEDDGFKNQFNIWIMEAAYRCCQAGYILQNYARDDIKKLMDRIDKFCTGHWRERIYQRIFVIRVHIDYMRNSFFCYHSAPDPPLRICTANQLRTYSQIAQELWPASLHHQIWLGMENRPQHKDAPYPDQTSRVFPALQFSVFNSNQAAPDSLCLIDIDAFLNAAILCSSAVLEEQQLGSFINPEKLPTLPIDLTTTLSTSNQEKWWSAAYKMYSKRDVDGDIGELRQELQQGLEIIRCIGNHGMHPVLLVHLARMFHYRAKMMKEKDEANGYISRWEARSELYWTAALPLLERLQNNQTLRMSPSKLFNYQGKEMNNFELTNALEEGKLLLAQRLVRDKQYEQAIDALQALKCPEASFQLAQIYKIFADEIVNSTPRESLTSEMRSQHIIMLSKAKNSYYLTLDRLRSPGTNPKHPLNSELGTHITDIENELKRIDPDLGRGELSRNDDGISDESYSPPPSAMDHVTNPALPMLTTLTGGSNMLSTPQRNTHRTPKHASTPCKLQDHLNLSKNRAEARPSPERLDAQIRQIMQSRDNEIQDLMEQMKNMMTHMKTLNDKVDNLTKEVVESRKENQKHQQQQQQRVQQQQNVNPVIDSEDFLDDEYVDLSYSNQPTVPVSSISGNIFPPQHARHPYSSLMYPSAFQYYQGGLPFTDPNAQATISSLYPHTVYPMPMLYPNQTKVPDNPLQQGLFAPTLSSQLPDLMPTGVTNPSLQISLMQKIETPSRTKPEATATTATTTTTIIKDAPVNKAPPVNVVITTSDTLPTTVPSTQPTLSVTIPPQYRLEGGAAITFPTTPITTTMMTVASTTMTTTKSSSSNVPHCYQIPMPLQATIPTTVNLPPTSTYVTPASINVPPMYANLTTSPSIVTMTHTTSSGPLLGGQDNATSSKIYDKTDITKPIYEPVESPNTSTEICEEHDPIPNFVPVIPLPAKVKVTTGEEDEDTLYCGRAKLFRFVDKEWKERGVGDVKLLRNTEGKVRLLMRRDQILKICANHMLRPDMDLSPMTNNNKAWFWVANDFADEEVKLEKLCIRFKTVEEAMMFKEAFDQARFSLLASPEKVSKISEKAFSSDKDASKKSQSTQQAKISSTTEVDKSKSSTTLGGFSFSSKPIIQEVSDTETSDFKKIEEPPKVSPFSGFSFTKSTGKAETKITTTAATSVASTPSASFIFASTPTTNSQSSVLTSLASNASPMFATPTTTGQNSTTLRRPRLPPPGATKQGSTDETRPQTENEQRLFVGTASLQCQCVNTMQWKNKGTGPLMLLLNVKSGRLRVLLTDDASSKIYSHGVPLDMAFTYKSGTTVVNWTVPGDAKEPGKTWSLHAATFSTPELATQFYNIVSSCQQKLAKGSSPSEVAKELEKKTQTSSSKNKGQNATETKPPPLSELFKPPTGSWECGSCYTRNKATDMKCVACEAPSPSAANKSGSAVVSKPVDSGKPPLSELFKSPAGSWTCTGCYIVNSGTNAYCVACDSPKDPSQPPKPQQANIFQLNASPGATSMTTFSFGIPQVMHTTKETTKETTGTGFSFRMPKAEDKSVNDSATVTSSKPEETTDTNFVFGIPIKSYALNTSDSPFTFQLSSPTKSFGFNFMAKSPAKSPGGGGETSEDEVVESEDVHFSPIVPLPDKIEVKTGEEDEEVLYSHRAKLFRFDTALKEWKERGLGDIKLLCHKETGKLRLIMRRDHVLKLCLNHMLTIDIEFTPKDEKTWLWTTADYSEGEIEYMQFACRFKTAEIAADFKRVVDDARISAVTISSDKMDKPTTKTSTKMTSSPVKEIEIIYEAKVTPEEKAAALKLQLPENFYAYKQKEDCPGCRGCRKPSIALYPDNAGQDSTKWKSVPEEQKVITQSQIVSRSSSDPESTGETTQSVTQSASVKNGFSFATSPATFKSPAASTNFDSSTMSFGTGDLKLFNDKKTTTFSFGMNPQFGTNETAETDTSLENFKICSPSNAQTTASVFKTPSFEYTPTFDSEKSLFGVASKMSIFGESSSDGSVSSSTATKTTTATVTTANSILKTSTVVTTSITSNQSSNSVFGANATPFSKMTFGSNNTLPFGSSTTTTTNIFGSSTTTTNIFGGTIAPTTTNFFGGITAATTTNIFGKTTGPTTTNMFGGTTAATAANVFGTTTITNVFGATPTSTVFDTKPSDDIQKNEDNSIFSVNDVSFSVLAAAAAQPEAFKVDPNFSFAGAGSSVFGSKSASSLNSSTNVNKSYEDSVQKENNEEDDGEDNEQEHDPHFEPIIPLPDAIEVRTGEEDEEKVFCHRAKLYRYDNATKEWKERGVGEMKILHHADHGSYRLLLRREQVHKVVCNFLITSDVEFHPLSTSDQAWMWAGMNYAEQEPCVEQLAVKFKSPDLARQFKAHIDNVQQELRDKRTTEGERCIGETEDSEEHDRGNDVEEEQEEEEEDEEEDEEDDHEIPIIEKRATVFARWPNDTKWESVGLGNLAIYYDSEIYAERIVLKLDDSEEYASNTIISMDTVMRVEGKECIWSGIDYALDPPGRRVLRAVFSSVQAAQQMHTFFEDGVDCAKQAGVVEYQEAE from the exons ATGTTCCGCTCGAAGAAGGACGTAGACCGCCACGTGCAGCACGTTTTCTGCAAACTGCGGAATGAGAACGAG aaaaatcttCGTTGTTACAATATTGCCAAACTGTATTATCAAGTAGGTGATTATGAATCCACGAAgagatatgtatttaattacttaGAAATACGAGACAATTCTCCTGGTGCGCATAAGTTGTTGGGTCAAGCGTACGAGGCTCTTGGTCAAAAGGAAGCAGCTTTTAACGAGTACAAAGTTTCCCTTGAACTCGAGGGGAGGCAGGACGATCTGGTCTTGAAAG tatgcGAACTACTGGTTGACATGGACATAGGAATGGACGTTAATAAACTTAAGTATTGGGTAGAAAGAGCTGACAAACTATTTCCACATCACCCGGTggtttttcaattaaaagagAAGCTTTTGACTACAGAGAAACCGAACAACAGCAGCGAGGATCTTGAAGCACTTATCGCAT CTGAATTGGCTGCGAGACCGACTGACGTGCAACTTCGTAtcaaattgttaaattattacatgtcGGAACGCAAATTGGATAAAGCTTATGAACATGCCATCAGTGTAGAGGCCACTGTTTCTCACAGAGACAGCATTGCATGGTATCAGCTGCTGTACGAATTATTAACAAAGTGCAAAGAGACTAAATCCCTTGATTGGTCCTTCTGGTTTTTCTATATATCCGTATCTGATAAATATGCGGGATTATGTCTCAAGGAGCAAGGTGGCGAAATGAAGAAAAGCATTCCAGAGGCAACTCAGGCAGTATTTAA TTTTGATCAAAATCTAAATGAGATGAAGTCGAAAAACTTTTCTAAGCAACACACCTTCACGGAGCACTTGTTTACGCACATGTGGGGTCAATTGCACTTCCATTTGGCATGTTTGCTATTGCGTAAAACGAAACGCGAGCAAGGCAGTTGGAACGAAACGGGAAGACTGTGCTCGCCCCTGTTGTTGACTGCGTTACATGTAGCTCCGTTAGAAAATCGTATACGCATACAACTAGAAGATGATGGATTTAAGAATCAATTCAATATATGGATTATGGAGGCAGCATATCGATGTTGCCAAGCTG gttACATTCTTCAAAATTATGCCAGGGATGACATAAAAAAGCTGATGGATagaattgataaattttgcaCGGGACACTGGAGAGAGCGTATTTATCAG agAATTTTTGTGATCAGGGTACATATCGATTATATGAGGAATTCATTTTTTTGCTATCATTCAGCTCCTGATCCACCTTTACGTATATGCACTGCAAATCAACTAAGGACTTACAGCCAAA TCGCACAAGAGTTGTGGCCTGCTTCATTGCACCATCAAATTTGGCTTGGGATGGAAAATCGGCCTCAACACAAAGACGCTCCATACCCGGATCAGACCTCGCGTGTGTTCCCAGCGTTACAATTTTCGGTATTCAATTCGAATCAAGCGGCACCCGACAGCCTATGTCTTATCGATATCGATGCGTTCCTCAACGCGGCAATACTCTGCTCATCCGCCGTTTTGGAAGAACAGCAACTTGGTAGCTTCATAAATCCAGAGAAACTGCCGACACTGCCTATCGATCTTACCACGACACTGTCCACTAGTAATCAGGAGAAATGGTGGTCAGCGGCATATAAGATGTACTCCAAACGAGATGTAGACGGTGACATCGGCGAGTTACGACAGGAATTGCAACAAGGTTTGGAAATTATTCGCTGCATCGGTAATCATGGCATGCATCCAGTGTTATTGGTGCATCTAGCGCGCATGTTCCATTATCGTGCGAAGATGATGAAGGAGAAAGATGAGGCGAATGGCTACATCTCCAGATGGGAGGCACGTTCCGAGCTGTACTGGACCGCCGCTCTACCGCTGTTGGAGAGACTGCAGAACAATCAAACGTTACGTATGTCTCCATcgaaattattcaattatcaGGGCAAAGAAATGAACAATTTCGAGCTGACGAACGCTCTTGAGGAGGGCAAGTTGCTGTTGGCCCAACGACTCGTACGCGACAAACAGTATGAGCAGGCAATCGACGCGCTGCAGGCGCTTAAGTGCCCGGAAGCATCGTTTCAGCTGGCACAGATTTACAAAATCTTCGCAGACGAAATAGTGAATTCCACGCCTCGGGAGAGTTTAACGTCGGAGATGCGATCGCAGCACATCATAATGTTGTCAAAAGCGAAGAACTCTTACTACCTCACGCTCGACCGACTTCGTAGTCCGGGCACGAATCCCAAACATCCGCTGAACTCTGAGCTCGGCACTCACATCACTGATATCGAAAATGAGTTGAAGAGGATAGATCCAGATTTAGGCAGGGGTGAACTAAGTAGGAATGACGACGGTATATCCGACGAGAGTTATTCACCCCCTCCCAGTGCCATGGATCATGTCACAAATCCGGCATTGCCGATGCTGACGACGCTGACCGGCGGTTCGAATATGTTGAGCACCCCTCAGAGGAACACTCATCGTACGCCGAAACATGCCAGTACACCGTGCAAGTTGCAGGATCATCTGAATCTGTCGAAGAACCGCGCGGAGGCACGTCCGAGCCCGGAGCGTCTCGATGCTCAGATACGTCAGATTATGCAATCCCGGGACAACGAGATACAGGACCTGATGGAACAGATGAAGAACATGATGACGCATATGAAGACGTTGAATGACAAAGTGGACAATCTAACAAAGGAAGTGGTTGAGTCGCGCAAAGAGAATCAAAAGCaccaacagcagcagcagcagcgtgTACAGCAGCAACAGAATGTGAACCCTGTTATTGATTCCGAAGACTTCCTCGACGATGAATACGTCGATTTATCCTATTCGAATCAACCGACCGTGCCAGTGTCCTCGATTTCCGGTAACATATTTCCCCCGCAACATGCTCGGCACCCTTACTCGTCATTAATGTATCCTTCCGCGTTCCAGTATTATCAGGGAGGATTACCATTTACTGACCCAAACGCTCAGGCGACCATATCGTCCCTGTATCCGCACACCGTCTATCCGATGCCAATGCTATATCCTAATCAGACAAAAGTGCCGGACAATCCGCTACAACAAGGTCTCTTTGCACCGACGCTTTCCTCGCAGCTGCCCGATCTTATGCCGACAGGCGTGACGAATCCGTCGTTGCAGATATCGCTGATGCAGAAAATCGAAACACCATCACGGACCAAGCCCGAAGCGACAGCAACGACGGCTACGACCACCACGACGATTATTAAAGATGCACCTGTGAACAAAGCACCTCCTGTAAACGTGGTCATCACGACATCTGACACGCTACCGACCACGGTGCCGTCTACTCAACCGACTCTAAGTGTCACCATACCACCGCAGTACCGACTAGAAGGTGGAGCAGCCATCACTTTCCCCACTACGCCCataacgacgacgatgatgacaGTAGCGTCAACGACAATGACGACAACAAAATCGTCATCTTCCAATGTGCCGCATTGCTATCAGATTCCCATGCCCTTGCAAGCAACCATACCAACAACTGTCAACTTGCCACCAACCTCTACCTATGTAACCCCGGCCAGCATCAATGTGCCGCCGATGTACGCCAATCTAACAACGTCACCGTCTATTGTCACAATGACGCATACGACAAGCAGTGGTCCTTTGTTAGGCGGTCAAGATAATGCTACTAGTAGTAAGATATACGACAAGACTGATATCACCAAACCTATCTACGAGCCGGTTGAATCACCGAATACATCCACGGAAATATGCGAGGAGCACGATCCGATACCGAACTTCGTGCCTGTCATACCATTACCCGCGAAGGTGAAAGTCACCACCGGTGAAGAGGATGAAGACACTCTGTATTGCGGCCGGGCAAAGCTGTTCCGCTTTGTCGATAAGGAGTGGAAGGAGCGCGGCGTCGGCGACGTAAAACTGTTGCGCAACACAGAAGGCAAGGTGCGCTTGCTGATGCGTCGCGATCAGATCCTGAAGATCTGCGCGAATCACATGCTGAGACCCGATATGGATTTGAGTCCCATGACGAATAACAACAAGGCCTGGTTCTGGGTCGCTAATGACTTCGCCGATGAGGAAGTGAAGCTGGAGAAACTTTGTATCAGATTCAAAACCGTGGAAGAAGCGATGATGTTTAAAGAGGCCTTTGATCAGGCCAGATTTAGCCTACTCGCATCTCCGGAAAAGGTGTCCAAAATTAGCGAAAAAGCTTTCTCTAGTGACAAAGACGCGTCCAAGAAATCACAATCGACACAACAAGCTAAAATAAGTTCAACGACGGAAGTGGACAAATCAAAATCTAGCACGACACTAGGAGGATTTTCTTTCAGTTCTAAACCTATTATTCAGGAAGTTAGCGACACAGAAACAAGTGATTTTAAGAAGATCGAAGAACCGCCGAAAGTTAGTCCGTTCAGCGGATTTTCATTCACCAAGTCAACCGGTAAAGCCGAGACGAAAATTACGACCACTGCTGCAACAAGCGTCGCTTCAACACCATCTGCAAGCTTCATTTTCGCCTCAACTCCGACGACGAACTCGCAGTCGTCTGTTCTAACGAGCCTGGCCTCCAATGCATCACCGATGTTTGCCACTCCCACAACAACCGGTCAGAATTCTACGACATTGAGGAGACCTCGTTTGCCGCCACCCGGCGCCACTAAGCAGGGATCCACCGACGAAACGCGACCGCAAACAGAAAATGAGCAGAGATTATTTGTCGGAACAGCGAGTCTTCAATGTCAATGCGTCAATACTATGCAGTGGAAGAACAAGGGTACAGGACCATTGATGCTATTGTTAAACGTGAAATCTGGCAGGCTTCGTGTATTACTGACGGATGACGCAAGTTCCAAGATCTATAGTCATGGAGTTCCGCTGGATATGGCGTTTACATACAAGAGTGGCACTACAGTTGTCAATTGGACCGTTCCGGGAGATGCTAAAGAACCCGGTAAGACCTGGTCGTTACACGCCGCGACTTTCAGCACGCCGGAACTAGCAACCCAGTTCTACAACATCGTGTCGAGCTGCCAGCAGAAGCTAGCTAAAGGCAGTAGTCCGAGCGAAGTCGCGAAGGAGCTCGAGAAAAAGACTCAAACGTCATCGAGCAAGAACAAAGGTCAAAATGCCACCGAAACGAAACCACCGCCGTTGTCGGAATTGTTTAAACCACCGACCGGTTCCTGGGAGTGTGGCAGTTGTTACACTAGAAACAAGGCCACGGACATGAAATGCGTAGCCTGTGAAGCTCCGTCGCCTTCGGCGGCGAACAAGAGCGGTTCTGCGGTCGTTAGCAAACCCGTCGATTCCGGCAAACCACCGTTGTCGGAGCTGTTCAAGTCGCCCGCCGGCTCTTGGACCTGCACGGGATGTTACATCGTCAATTCCGGGACAAACGCCTACTGCGTCGCCTGCGACAGTCCCAAGGATCCGTCACAGCCGCCTAAGCCGCAGCAGGCCAACATCTTCCAGCTGAACGCATCCCCTGGCGCAACGTCCATGACCACGTTTTCCTTCGGCATTCCCCAAGTAATGCACACCACCAAGGAAACTACCAAGGAAACGACTGGCACTGGTTTTAGTTTTCGCATGCCGAAGGCGGAGGATAAGAGTGTGAATGATAGCGCGACGGTGACTTCATCCAAGCCTGAGGAGACCACAGACACCAACTTCGTATTCGGTATACCGATAAAAAGCTACGCGTTAAACACGAGTGACTCGCCGTTTACCTTCCAGCTGAGCTCGCCCACCAAATCCTTCGGCTTTAACTTTATGGCCAAGTCACCGGCTAAATCGCCCGGCGGTGGCGGTGAGACCAGCGAGGACGAGGTGGTGGAGAGTGAAGATGTCCACTTCTCGCCGATCGTGCCATTGCCGGACAAGATCGAGGTGAAAACCGGcgaggaggacgaggaggTGCTCTACAGTCATCGAGCGAAGCTCTTCAGGTTCGATACCGCGCTGAAGGAATGGAAGGAACGTGGATTAGGCGACATCAAACTGCTATGTCACAAAGAAACCGGCAAATTGCGGCTGATCATGCGTCGGGACCATGTACTAAAGCTATGCCTGAATCATATGTTGACCATTGACATAGAGTTCACACCGAAAGACGAGAAAACATGGCTGTGGACTACTGCGGATTACAGCGAGGGTGAGATTGAATACATGCAGTTTGCTTGCCGCTTTAAGACGGCTGAAATCGCAGCGGATTTCAAAAGAGTGGTCGACGACGCAAGGATATCGGCTGTCACTATTAGCAGCGATAAGATGGATAAACCCACGACGAAAACGTCGACGAAGATGACTAGCTCACCAGTCAAGGAGATCGAGATTATCTACGAGGCGAAGGTCACTCCGGAAGAGAAAGCGGCCGCCTTAAAGTTGCAGCTACCAGAGAACTTCTACGCTTACAAGCAAAAGGAAGATTGTCCGGGTTGTAGAGGCTGTAGGAAACCGAGCATAGCGTTATATCCAGACAACGCTGGGCAAGACTCGACGAAATGGAAGTCCGTGCCTGAGGAACAGAAAGTGATAACGCAATCGCAAATCGTCTCGAGATCGTCGAGCGATCCGGAGAGTACCGGCGAGACTACCCAGAGCGTAACACAATCTGCGTCTGTGAAGAATGGATTCTCTTTCGCGACATCCCCCGCGACGTTCAAGTCTCCGGCTGCTTCCACCAACTTCGACAGCTCCACGATGAGCTTTGGTACCGGCGATTTGAAACTGTTCAACGATAAGAAAACCACGACTTTTTCGTTCGGCATGAATCCTCAGTTCGGTACCAACGAAACTGCGGAGACGGATACCTCGCTTGAGAATTTCAAGATCTGTAGTCCCTCTAATGCTCAAACGACGGCATCTGTATTCAAAACGCCTAGTTTCGAATATACGCCTACTTTCGATTCTGAGAAGAGTCTCTTTGGCGTTGCCTCGAAAATGTCGATCTTCGGTGAGAGCAGCAGTGACGGTTCCGTTTCTTCTTCCACCGCTACAAAAACGACCACCGCTACTGTCACTACAGCGAATTCCATTTTGAAGACGTCAACCGTAGTCACCACGTCGATCACATCCAATCAGTCCTCTAACTCGGTGTTCGGCGCTAACGCCACGCCTTTCTCGAAGATGACGTTCGGTAGCAACAATACTTTGCCATTCGGTAGCTCTACTACAACAACGACAAACATCTTTGGTAGCTCTACAACGACGACAAACATCTTCGGCGGAACAATCgcaccgacgacgacgaactTCTTCGGTGGGATAACGGCAGCGACGACGACCAACATCTTCGGCAAGACAACGggaccgacgacgacgaacaTGTTCGGCGGGACGACGGCAGCGACCGCGGCGAACGTCTTCGGTACGACGACAATAACGAATGTTTTCGGTGCAACACCAACGTCGACTGTCTTCGACACTAAACCGTCAGATGACATCCAGAAAAACGAGGATAATTCCATCTTCTCAGTGAATGACGTGTCCTTCTCGGTACTTGCTGCGGCGGCGGCGCAACCGGAGGCCTTCAAAGTCG ATCCTAACTTTTCATTCGCTGGTGCGGGATCATCGGTGTTCGGCTCGAAATCCGCTTCATCACTCAATAGCTCGACAAATGTAAACAAATCATATGAAGATTCCGTGCAAAAGGAGAATAATGAAGAGGACGATGGCGAAGATAATGAGCAGGAACACGATCCTCACTTTGAACCTATTATACCTTTACCAGATGCCATCGAAGTCCGAACTGGCGAAGAAGATGAGGAGAAAG TATTCTGCCACAGAGCCAAGTTGTACAGATATGACAATGCTACTAAGGAATGGAAGGAGCGCGGCGTCGGCGAGATGAAGATTCTGCATCACGCGGACCACGGCAGTTACCGGTTGCTGCTGCGCCGGGAACAAGTACACAAGGTCGTTTGCAACTTCCTAATCACTTCCGACGTAGAGTTCCATCCGCTCTCCACGTCGGACCAGGCTTGGATGTGGGCCGGCATGAATTACGCCGAGCAGGAACCGTGCGTCGAACAGTTAGCAGTCAAATTTAAATCGCCCGATCTAGCTCGACAATTCAAGGCGCATATTGATAACGTTCAGCAAGAATTACGTGATAAGAGAACTACTGAAG GTGAAAGATGCATCGGCGAAACGGAAGACAGCGAAGAGCACGACCGAGGCAACGACGTAGAGGAGGAgcaagaggaggaagaagaggacgaggaggaggacgaAGAGGACGATCATGAGATTCCTATAATCGAGAAACGTGCCACTGTGTTCGCGAGATGGCCTAACGACACCAAGTGGGAAAGTGTGGGCTTAGGGAACCTGGCAATCTATTATGATTCCGAGATCTACGCGGAAAGAATCGTTCTGAAGCTTGACGACTCGGAGGAGTATGCGAGCAACACCATCATCAGCATGGATACAGTGATGCGG GTGGAAGGCAAGGAGTGTATTTGGAGCGGGATTGATTACGCTTTGGACCCTCCAGGGAGGAGAGTTCTGAGGGCAGTGTTCTCGTCGGTGCAAGCAGCGCAACAGATGCATACGTTTTTCGAAGAT GGAGTGGACTGCGCGAAGCAAGCCGGTGTCGTCGAGTATCAAGAAGCAGAATGA
- the Yip2 gene encoding 3-ketoacyl-CoA thiolase, mitochondrial has product MSAVTKGIFIVAAKRTPFGTMGGMFVNKSATDLSVVASTAAIQAAGLKPEKIDSVVFGHVLANSSSDGAFLARHALLKSGIPLQKPALSVNRLCGSGFQAIVSGAQNILMGDSKIVLTGGAENMSQAPFVVRNVRYGTALGQKYEFEDSLWLGLLDTYCNLPMGITAEKLGAQYNLKREEVDQFALNSQQRWKAANDAGHFKEEIVPVQVKVKKQDTTVSVDEHPRIQTTLETLAKLKPVFQKDGLVTAGSASGICDGASVVILASEEAVKTEGLKPLARLVGYSVVGVEPSIMGIGPAPAIRNLLKAAGKTLDDVELVEINEAFGAQTLACAKELNLDLNKLNVNGGAIAVGHPLAASGSRITAHLVHELRRRKAGKFGIGSACIGGGQGIAVMVEAL; this is encoded by the exons ATGTCGGCCGTAACGAAAG GTATTTTCATTGTCGCTGCAAAGCGCACTCCATTTGGCACAATGGGAGGCATGTTTGTAAACAAAAGTGCAACCGATTTGTCAGTTGTTGCATCAACTGCCGCAATCCAGGCAGCAGGCCTAAAACCGGAGAAGATTGACAGCGTTGTATTTGGACATGTCTTAGCG AATTCATCCTCTGATGGTGCTTTCTTGGCAAGGCACGCTTTGTTAAAATCAGGAATCCCATTACAAAAACCAGCGCTTAGCGTAAATAGATTATGCGGTTCTGGTTTCCAAGCAATTGTCAGTGGGGCTCAG AACATTCTAATGGGAGATTCAAAGATTGTATTGACGGGTGGTGCAGAAAACATGAGCCAAGCACCTTTTGTTGTGAGAAACGTTCGTTATGGCACTGCTTTGGGACAGAAGTATGAATTCGAGGATTCACTTTGGCTTGGATTACTCGATACCTATTGCAATTTGCCCATGGGTATAACGGCGGAAAAACTCGGTGCACAATACAATTTAAAGAGAGAGGAGGTCGACCAATTTGCCTTGAATAGTCAGCAACGTTGGAAAGCTG CCAACGATGCGGGTCATTTCAAAGAAGAAATAGTGCCTGTGCAAGTGAAAGTTAAGAAGCAGGATACGACTGTCAGCGTAGACGAACATCCGCGCATACAAACGACGCTAGAGACCCTTGCTAAACTGAAACCAGTTTTCCAGAAAGATGGATTAGTCACAGCTGGTTCTGCATCG GGTATCTGTGACGGAGCGAGCGTTGTTATTTTGGCTAGCGAGGAAGCTGTCAAGACCGAAGGCTTGAAACCATTGGCACGTTTGGTGGGATACAGCGTTGTCGGTGTGGAGCCAAGTATTATGGGGATTGGCCCGGCACCAGCAATCAGGAACTTACTTAAAGCTGCGGGCAAGACACTCGATGATGTGGAACTTGTCGAA ATCAACGAAGCGTTTGGAGCTCAGACTTTGGCGTGTGCAAAGGAGCTTAACCTGGATCTGAATAAACTGAACGTAAATGGTGGTGCTATTGCTGTAGGACATCCATTGGCCGCTTCCGGCAGCAGGATCACTGCTCACTTGGTGCACGAACTTAG GAGGCGAAAGGCTGGAAAATTCGGTATCGGTTCGGCTTGCATTGGCGGTGGTCAAGGTATCGCTGTAATGGTGGAAGCGCTGTAA